The Deltaproteobacteria bacterium genome window below encodes:
- a CDS encoding LON peptidase substrate-binding domain-containing protein: protein MLDDVELAEDVLTALPIFPLPNVVLLPGIVLPLNVFEPRYVDLVDHVIAHHRHVGVPLLRPGFERNYEGRCEVEPVFGIGRLLSHQRLPDGRRFIRLEGVRRVRALEELSCVTRFRQLQVELLPEESPDDDDRVEVLKAQLERISKSLPTDDQQLLNSVLMIPDARVLLYAIAAVMPTFGCMPTNVDGRARSPVLEVQQRCLDAETADLRAQWLLECSQNICNELHDSGRYPRSMLN, encoded by the coding sequence ATGCTCGACGATGTCGAACTCGCGGAAGATGTCTTGACGGCGCTGCCGATCTTTCCGCTGCCGAACGTGGTGCTGTTGCCGGGCATCGTGCTTCCGCTCAACGTCTTCGAGCCCCGCTATGTCGATCTCGTGGACCACGTGATCGCGCACCACCGCCACGTCGGCGTACCGCTGCTGCGGCCCGGCTTCGAGCGCAACTACGAGGGGCGCTGCGAGGTCGAGCCGGTGTTCGGCATCGGTCGACTGCTGTCGCACCAGCGGCTGCCGGACGGGCGTCGCTTCATCCGCCTCGAGGGCGTCCGCCGCGTGCGCGCGCTCGAGGAGCTGTCGTGCGTGACCCGCTTCCGCCAGCTGCAGGTGGAGCTGCTGCCGGAGGAATCACCCGACGACGACGACCGCGTCGAGGTGCTGAAGGCCCAGCTCGAGCGCATCTCCAAGTCGCTGCCGACCGACGACCAGCAGCTGCTGAACTCGGTGCTGATGATCCCCGACGCGCGGGTGCTCTTGTATGCGATCGCGGCCGTGATGCCGACCTTCGGCTGCATGCCGACCAACGTCGACGGCCGCGCGCGCTCGCCGGTGCTCGAGGTGCAGCAGCGCTGCCTCGACGCCGAGACCGCCGACCTGCGGGCGCAGTGGCTGTTGGAGTGCAGCCAGAACATCTGCAACGAGCTGCACGACAGCGGCCGCTACCCCCGCTCGATGCTGAACTGA
- a CDS encoding GTP cyclohydrolase I → MTTAAAGDRDALAAAVAALLRAAGADLAAKDFADTPDRVARLWCDAFLGGNRLDPAVILGHPVEGEAPTEMVVVRDLPFAGMCPHHLLPYIGRATIAYLPGDKLVGFGRLGELVRCFTARLTLQERAGNDIVDAIMTHLQARGAACIMVGQHACLRIPETRHDAEVVTASFRGEFRDRAELRDRLMPRAS, encoded by the coding sequence GTGACTACCGCGGCCGCGGGCGATCGCGACGCGCTCGCGGCGGCGGTCGCTGCCCTGCTGCGGGCGGCCGGGGCCGATCTCGCGGCCAAGGACTTCGCCGACACGCCCGACCGCGTGGCGCGGCTGTGGTGCGACGCGTTCCTCGGCGGCAACCGGCTCGATCCGGCGGTCATCCTCGGCCATCCGGTCGAAGGCGAGGCCCCGACCGAGATGGTCGTGGTCCGCGACCTGCCGTTCGCCGGCATGTGCCCGCACCATCTGCTGCCTTACATCGGACGCGCCACCATCGCGTACCTCCCGGGTGACAAGCTGGTGGGGTTCGGTCGCCTCGGCGAGCTGGTGCGGTGCTTCACCGCCCGGCTGACGCTACAGGAGCGCGCCGGCAACGACATCGTCGACGCGATCATGACCCACCTGCAGGCGCGCGGCGCCGCGTGCATCATGGTGGGCCAGCACGCGTGCCTGCGGATCCCCGAGACCCGCCACGACGCCGAGGTCGTCACGGCGTCGTTCCGCGGCGAGTTCCGCGATCGCGCCGAACTCCGCGATCGGCTGATGCCGCGCGCGAGCTGA
- a CDS encoding MerR family transcriptional regulator yields the protein MRAKPLTLKDMIDGSGCTPRTVRYYEREGLLRAARTSGGHRLFQAAQLERLRFIIALREAGWTLEEVTEFLDVRSQGDGDREAMRRLEQLMQSHVERLERKLEILQRLRADLDQTGLLLKVCHACVPPTGEVACETCDRLAPLAELPRSFRLAWRARELDAQLFDEPSADMLEGEATP from the coding sequence GTGCGAGCCAAGCCACTGACGCTCAAGGACATGATCGACGGCAGCGGCTGCACGCCGCGGACCGTGCGGTACTACGAGCGCGAGGGGCTGCTGCGAGCAGCCCGCACCAGCGGCGGCCATCGGCTGTTCCAGGCAGCCCAGCTCGAGCGACTGCGCTTCATCATCGCCCTGCGCGAGGCCGGCTGGACCCTCGAGGAGGTCACCGAGTTCCTCGACGTGCGCAGCCAGGGCGACGGCGATCGCGAGGCCATGCGACGGCTCGAGCAGCTGATGCAGTCCCACGTCGAGCGGCTCGAGCGCAAGCTGGAGATCCTGCAGCGACTGCGCGCCGATCTCGATCAGACCGGGCTGCTGCTGAAGGTCTGCCACGCCTGTGTGCCGCCCACCGGCGAGGTCGCGTGCGAGACCTGCGATCGCCTCGCGCCGCTCGCCGAGCTGCCGCGCAGCTTCCGGCTGGCCTGGCGCGCACGCGAGCTCGATGCTCAGTTGTTCGACGAGCCCTCGGCCGACATGCTCGAGGGCGAGGCGACGCCGTGA
- a CDS encoding SDR family oxidoreductase, which yields MTTPSHAAVALVTGSARRVGAVIAGALVDAGYRVWLHHHHSPREAEALAHELRARAGEQAVIDVLVADLADASQRRALAERVCAWDEGRLDLLVNNAASFEHGRFVDRDDDDLRRVLEVNLVAPLSLVRSLVPALEQAGGNVVNIVDVAGMHPLGGHVDHGIAKAALDFATRALAVELAPIRFNAIAPGTVAWPTDERHAPGSSVRAAILRQIPLGRIGGPDDVAEAVLYLARASWVTGTRLVVDGGRVAAIGADRL from the coding sequence ATGACGACGCCGTCACACGCCGCAGTCGCCCTGGTCACCGGCTCCGCACGGCGGGTGGGTGCCGTGATCGCCGGCGCGCTGGTCGACGCCGGCTATCGCGTGTGGCTCCACCACCACCACTCCCCCCGCGAGGCCGAGGCGCTGGCCCACGAGCTGCGCGCGCGCGCGGGCGAGCAGGCGGTGATCGACGTGCTGGTGGCCGACCTGGCCGATGCCAGCCAGCGACGCGCACTGGCCGAGCGCGTGTGCGCGTGGGACGAGGGCCGCCTCGATCTACTGGTCAACAACGCCGCGAGCTTCGAGCACGGTCGCTTCGTCGATCGCGACGACGACGACCTGCGACGCGTGCTCGAGGTCAACCTCGTGGCGCCGCTGTCGCTGGTGCGCAGCTTGGTGCCGGCGCTCGAACAGGCCGGTGGCAACGTCGTGAACATCGTCGACGTCGCGGGCATGCATCCGCTGGGCGGGCACGTCGACCACGGAATCGCAAAGGCGGCGCTCGACTTCGCGACCCGGGCGCTGGCGGTCGAGCTCGCACCGATTCGCTTCAACGCGATCGCCCCCGGCACGGTGGCCTGGCCGACCGACGAGCGGCACGCCCCCGGCAGCTCGGTGCGCGCGGCCATCCTGCGGCAGATCCCGCTCGGTCGCATCGGCGGGCCCGACGACGTCGCCGAGGCCGTCCTCTACCTGGCGCGCGCCAGCTGGGTGACCGGCACGCGTCTGGTGGTCGACGGCGGCCGCGTGGCGGCCATCGGGGCCGATCGCCTGTGA
- the rpsU gene encoding 30S ribosomal protein S21, which produces MTTPETQTPATPTVTTVDRNQYEPVQGRPLEVKVDDRGVERAIRKLRRLMASEGVLREIKRRRHYEKPSVKSKRKLREAERRRKRRERKKQHMDARA; this is translated from the coding sequence ATGACGACGCCCGAGACGCAAACGCCGGCCACCCCCACGGTCACGACCGTCGACCGCAACCAGTACGAGCCCGTGCAAGGTCGTCCGCTGGAGGTGAAGGTCGACGACCGCGGCGTCGAGCGAGCGATCCGCAAGCTGCGGCGCCTCATGGCGAGCGAGGGCGTGCTGCGCGAGATCAAGCGCCGCCGTCACTACGAGAAGCCGAGCGTGAAGAGCAAGCGGAAGCTCCGCGAGGCCGAGCGCCGCCGCAAGCGACGCGAGCGCAAGAAGCAGCACATGGACGCCCGGGCGTAG